In Drosophila santomea strain STO CAGO 1482 chromosome 2L, Prin_Dsan_1.1, whole genome shotgun sequence, a single window of DNA contains:
- the LOC120458787 gene encoding 23 kDa integral membrane protein — protein MDCGGVFVKYVLFIFNILFVICGILLITFGSIMVSTIKDFSGVGETFTANSVAIVILVLGCIVFLVAFMGCCGAIRENSCALTSYSVVMLVLLVSQLALIIYVWVDHVQIQQSLEKIVQTIWDQRKTDALLMDTLQRSFKCCGLNGFMDYGVTYPASCCDSPSNGTCALTQVATRSSCLKAVDSFWDTNVSIIKYAGLGVTAVELVAFIFACCLANQTRNSQRRQNY, from the exons ATGGATTGCGGTGGCGTCTTTGTAAAATATGTGCTCTTCATATTCAACATACTGTTCGTG ATATGCGGCATTTTGCTCATCACCTTCGGCTCCATCATGGTGTCCACCATAAAGGACTTCTCGGGTGTCGGTGAGACCTTCACGGCCAACAGCGTGGCTATCGTCATCCTGGTCCTTGGCTGCATCGTCTTCCTGGTGGCCTTCATGGGATGCTGTGGCGCCATTCGCGAGAATTCCTGTGCTCTGACCTCG TACTCTGTGGTCATGCTGGTACTGCTGGTCAGTCAGCTGGCCCTCATCATCTACGTGTGGGTGGACCATGTGCAGATACAGCAGTCCTTGGAGAAGATCGTCCAGACCATCTGGGATCAACGCAAAACCGATGCCCTCCTCATGGACACACTGCAGCGATCG TTCAAGTGTTGCGGCTTGAACGGCTTCATGGATTACGGCGTTACGTATCCCGCCTCCTGCTGCGACTCGCCCTCCAATGGAACCTGCGCTCTAACCCAAGTGGCGACGCGATCCAGTTGTCTGAAAGCCGTCGACTCGTTCTGGGACACCAACGTGAGCATCATCAAGTACGCCGGCCTGGGTGTGACCGCTGTTGAG CTTGTGGCCTTCATTTTCGCCTGTTGCTTGGCCAACCAGACCCGCAACTCCCAGAGACGCCAGAACTACTAA
- the LOC120458169 gene encoding 23 kDa integral membrane protein: MDCGTSMVKYILFIFNTIVSIIGILGIVYGVLILKSVGTIEVNGVQGFPPQALMPIILISLCSIVVFISFLGCCGAIRESVCMTMSYAVFLLILLILQLTLVVLMFTQKDKIQNAMGNVIEQAWESDSAQEGDIFDAIQQSMHCCGSNSALDYINKGKLLPSSCCSGSCLNPANYYPGCRGKFIDLMSARGENVNYVGIGLIVGELIGFIFACCLANNVRNYKRRNAY, encoded by the exons ATGGACTGCGGCACATCTATGGTCAAATACATCCTCTTCATATTCAACACCATTGTGTCG ATTATCGGCATTTTGGGCATTGTTTATGGCGTGCTTATTCTGAAGAGCGTCGGTACAATCGAAGTTAATGGAGTACAGGGTTTCCCGCCACAGGCTCTCATGCCGATCATTCTAATCAGCTTGTGCTCGATTGTGGTCTTCATCTCATTCCTGGGATGCTGCGGTGCCATTCGCGAATCCGTCTGCATGACCATGAGCTATGCCGTCTTCTTGCTGATCTTGCTGATCCTGCAGCTGACGCTCGTTGTTCTGATGTTTACCCAAAAGGATAAGATTCAGAATGCAATGGGAAACGTTATTGAGCAGGCATGGGAGTCTGACAGTGCTCAAGAGGGAGATATCTTTGATGCCATTCAGCAATCG ATGCACTGCTGCGGATCAAACTCTGCCCTGGACTATATTAACAAGGGAAAACTCCTGCCCTCAAGTTGTTGCAGCGGCTCGTGCCTGAACCCGGCTAACTACTACCCAGGATGCCGCGGAAAGTTCATCGACTTAATGAGCGCTAGGGGTGAGAACGTCAATTATGTGGGCATTGGCCTTATTGTAGGAGAG CTGATTGGCTTCATCTTTGCCTGTTGCCTGGCCAACAATGTGCGTAACTACAAGCGCCGGAACGCCTACTAA
- the LOC120458695 gene encoding uncharacterized protein LOC120458695, protein MCCLLEHLFKIVVYIFTVFMNFLLIAYLVIHIYKIYSIFGSVFTPGIDHYYSLWTLQSWCGTLMVVIKIKDLCYLHWWLLMTSSFILAGLVLHLILFDFQGEQLGATEKVLNFFGLGLMLASLLTVASYSRTLRPPEDSVFLSRATI, encoded by the exons ATGTGCTGTTTACTCGAGcatctttttaaaattgtggTCTATATCTTTACAGTTTTTATGAACTTTCTTTTAATAGCTTATTTAGTAATCCATATCTAcaaaatttattcaa TCTTTGGCTCAGTTTTCACTCCGGGAATAGATCATTATTATTCCCTCTGGACATTGCAAAGCTGGTGCGGAACCCTAATGGTCGTAATCAAGATTAAG GATCTATGTTATCTGCATTGGTGGCTTCTGATGACTTCGTCTTTTATATTAGCTGGCTTGGTTCTGCACTTGATTCTATTTGATTTCCAAGGAGAACAATTGGGTGCCACTGAAAAAGTTCTTAACTTCTTTGGCCTCG GGCTTATGCTGGCTTCCTTACTAACAGTCGCAAGCTATTCAAGAACCCTAAGGCCACCAGAAGATTCAGTCTTTTTATCTAGGGCGAcgatttaa
- the LOC120444147 gene encoding uncharacterized protein LOC120444147, which yields MSKILSFLALSIYFPLTFYLPSKLLPCLEHSITHYSWDKCEQIVFENILILSGLVGVSGLLWVSANFAEYHFLFNWIIVTFEIIVLEICYMAYAIILSKTQLWIWRLVFFGFLVVSFILVSLHVLVAKKIVKTHLIEKIFRVVPGNTE from the exons ATGTCGAAAATACTAAGTTTCTTAGCACTCAGCATATATTTCCCACTCACATTTTATTTACCTTCCAAATTATTGCCCTGCCTGGAGCACAGTATTACGCATT ATTCTTGGGATAAGTGTGAGCAAATtgtgtttgaaaatattttaattttgtcgGGTTTGGTCGGCGTCAGTGGATTGTTGTGGGTATCAGCCAATTTCGCA GAATACCACTTTCTGTTCAACTGGATTATTGTCACTTTCGAAATAATAGTGCTTGAGATTTGTTATATGGCTTATGCTATTATTCTATCAAAAACTCAATTATGGATATGGCGCCTTGTGTTCTTCG GTTTTCTGGTCGTCAGctttattttggtttcgttaCACGTTCTGGTGGCGAAAAAGATTGTTAAAACCCACTTaatcgaaaaaatatttagagTGGTTCCTGGTAACACTGAgtaa
- the LOC120458485 gene encoding 23 kDa integral membrane protein encodes MASTSSVKLIVYALDILCTLLALVLISFGLYVVVSYNLNEIGQLSAYSYVGLGVAALLVVLWGYLSAWRENVCCTVTFIIFLCLVIIAQFAVVYILVTQEQSMASNLANALEATWEEELNSPGAMSLYQNWFQCCGRGSPQDYIVNERLPPDTCFRNHDKSKPENLIHTGCRLEFENYWLHLNKVFNILALVLIGFELLLSVISCRLCNSIRNDARRSYF; translated from the exons ATGGCGTCCACGTCGAGTGTAAAGCTGATTGTCTACGCCCTGGACATACTTTGCACG CTGCTGGCCTTGGTGCTGATATCCTTTGGCCTCTATGTGGTGGTGTCCTACAACCTAAACGAGATCGGACAGCTGTCGGCATACTCCTACGTGGGACTCGGAGTGGCTGCCCTCTTGGTTGTCCTTTGGGGATATCTGTCCGCCTGGCGCGAGAATGTGTGCTGCACAGTCACG TTCATTATTTTCCTATGCCTGGTCATCATTGCCCAGTTCGCCGTTGTCTACATTCTGGTCACCCAAGAGCAGTCGATGGCCTCTAACCTAGCCAATGCCCTGGAGGCCACCTGGGAGGAGGAACTGAACAGCCCCGGTGCCATGTCGCTGTACCAGAACTGG TTCCAGTGTTGTGGTCGTGGTAGTCCCCAGGACTACATCGTCAACGAACGTCTGCCGCCGGACACCTGTTTCCGAAACCACGACAAGAGCAAGCCGGAGAACCTCATCCACACCGGATGCCGGCTGGAGTTCGAAAACTACTGGCTGCACTTGAACAAGGTTTTTAACATCCTAGCCCTCGTGCTCATAGGATTTGAG CTTCTGCTGAGTGTCATCTCTTGCCGCCTGTGCAACAGCATTCGCAACGATGCTCGTCGCTCTTACTTTTAG
- the LOC120452455 gene encoding 23 kDa integral membrane protein: protein MACSTNVLKGFSLFWDIILALFGLVVIGLGVHIVYKFEHFNTAAFVIIAVGVVVVLTALFGALGAARESSATSKVFVVILIILVILEVLAVGFLWVFQTSLLINVDKTFDKLWNDQPVPIKPGNQSQIASLERWLDCCGNVGPSDYILPPNSCYNSESDRLNLEGCRQKFLDFIADRWTTFNLVSLVLFGVEIICALLAYVLANSIVNRWRRSKYYQK from the exons ATGGCCTGCTCCACAAACGTTTTGAAGGGGTTTTCCCTCTTTTGGGATATTATCCTCGCT CTGTTCGGCCTGGTTGTGATTGGCCTTGGTGTGCACATCGTCTACAAATTCGAGCACTTTAACACCGCCGCCTTCGTCATCATcgcagtgggcgtggtcgtCGTTCTGACGGCACTTTTTGGGGCTCTGGGAGCAGCGCGGGAGAGCAGTGCCACATCGAAAGTG TTCGTTGTTATTCTGATTATCTTGGTCATACTGGAAGTACTAGCAGTTGGGTTCCTCTGGGTTTTCCAAACCTCGCTGCTGATCAACGTGGACAAGACGTTCGATAAACTGTGGAACGACCAGCCCGTGCCAATCAAGCCGGGAAACCAGAGTCAGATTGCCAGCCTCGAGCGATGG TTGGATTGCTGCGGCAATGTGGGACCCTCGGACTACATTCTGCCTCCCAATAGCTGCTACAACAGCGAGAGTGACAGACTGAATCTCGAAGGATGCCGGCAAAAGTTCCTGGACTTCATCGCCGATCGTTGGACCACATTTAACCTGGTTTCCCTGGTGCTGTTCGGTGTGGAG ATCATCTGCGCCCTGTTGGCCTATGTCCTGGCCAATAGCATCGTGAACCGCTGGCGACGCTCGAAATACTATCAAAAATAG
- the LOC120452420 gene encoding protein late bloomer isoform X1 — MYCTTRLLRYVLCVISGICALGGCLLIWYGAWLLDSLSDEQRVLGMDHGEDLAALLCVLLGTVIVVGSIFGWMAVAKDSRALLICYAVLLVFLLIVQFVMVSISYAASRDSLPDSLTQGLDDLWDAHHEGNSTLNTYEEWLHCCGRRSAEDYLHLEKMPPPSCCLDRDCTKPMNLFMTGCEVKFKEYVSAKTSNFHSLSWILVFFEFAGSVTTCYLVDSIRNHRDRIRFYN; from the exons ATGTACTGCACCACCCGACTGCTCAGATACGTGCTGTGTGTCATCAGTGGCATCTGTGCC CTAGGTGGCTGCCTGCTCATCTGGTACGGCGCCTGGCTGCTGGACAGCCTCTCCGACGAGCAGCGGGTGTTGGGCATGGATCACGGCGAGGACCTGGCCGCCCTGCTCTGCGTCCTACTGGGCACCGTCATCGTAGTGGGCAGCATATTCGGATGGATGGCTGTGGCCAAGGACTCCAGGGCGCTGTTGATCTGC TATGCAGTTTTGCTGGTCTTCCTCTTGATCGTTCAGTTTGTAATGGTCAGCATAAGTTATGCCGCCAGCCGAGATTCCCTGCCGGATTCTTTGACGCAAGGACTTGATGATCTGTGGGATGCGCATCACGAAGGCAACAGCACCCTGAACACCTACGAGGAGTGG CTTCACTGCTGTGGCCGCAGAAGTGCCGAGGACTACCTGCACTTGGAGAAAATGCCCCCGCCAAGTTGTTGTCTCGATCGGGACTGCACCAAGCCAATGAATCTCTTCATGACGGGCTGCGAAGTCAAGTTCAAGGAGTATGTCAGCGCAAAGACTTCCAACTTCCACTCGCTAAGTTGGATCCTTGTATTCTTTGAG TTCGCCGGCTCGGTGACCACCTGCTACCTGGTTGACAGCATTCGCAATCATCGCGACCGCATAAGATTCTATAATTAA
- the LOC120452420 gene encoding protein late bloomer isoform X2, with product MDHGEDLAALLCVLLGTVIVVGSIFGWMAVAKDSRALLICYAVLLVFLLIVQFVMVSISYAASRDSLPDSLTQGLDDLWDAHHEGNSTLNTYEEWLHCCGRRSAEDYLHLEKMPPPSCCLDRDCTKPMNLFMTGCEVKFKEYVSAKTSNFHSLSWILVFFEFAGSVTTCYLVDSIRNHRDRIRFYN from the exons ATGGATCACGGCGAGGACCTGGCCGCCCTGCTCTGCGTCCTACTGGGCACCGTCATCGTAGTGGGCAGCATATTCGGATGGATGGCTGTGGCCAAGGACTCCAGGGCGCTGTTGATCTGC TATGCAGTTTTGCTGGTCTTCCTCTTGATCGTTCAGTTTGTAATGGTCAGCATAAGTTATGCCGCCAGCCGAGATTCCCTGCCGGATTCTTTGACGCAAGGACTTGATGATCTGTGGGATGCGCATCACGAAGGCAACAGCACCCTGAACACCTACGAGGAGTGG CTTCACTGCTGTGGCCGCAGAAGTGCCGAGGACTACCTGCACTTGGAGAAAATGCCCCCGCCAAGTTGTTGTCTCGATCGGGACTGCACCAAGCCAATGAATCTCTTCATGACGGGCTGCGAAGTCAAGTTCAAGGAGTATGTCAGCGCAAAGACTTCCAACTTCCACTCGCTAAGTTGGATCCTTGTATTCTTTGAG TTCGCCGGCTCGGTGACCACCTGCTACCTGGTTGACAGCATTCGCAATCATCGCGACCGCATAAGATTCTATAATTAA
- the LOC120452433 gene encoding tetraspanin-9: MGLGATTVKHLLLLLNFVFSVLGLVLIAFGIFFLISAAENAVSIGENVAGGLIIALGVVILIIAIFGCLAAIHEAPVRLLIYVGAVVLLILAQLMFLGMSSHGTKDGISGSINEGFDRLWESERNQTGALGYYESWLQCCGVNSSEDYWIIHHGIPSSCCPENKCLDTPSRVFRTGCKAAFVKYLDDKLLVFKIVCWLLVIGEAVGAVFGWLLYSNVKNQSRRNNAVWM, translated from the exons ATGGGTCTGGGTGCCACCACAGTGAAACATCTGCTGCTCTTGCTGAACTTTGTGTTTTCC GTGCTCGGGCTAGTGCTGATCGCCTTCGGAATTTTCTTTCTGATCTCCGCCGCTGAGAATGCAGTCAGCATTGGGGAAAATGTGGCCGGGGGCCTGATCATCGCCTTGGGCGTTGTCATCTTGATAATTGCGATCTTTGGCTGCCTGGCCGCTATCCACGAGGCTCCTGTGAGGCTCCTCATC TATGTGGGAGCCGTGGTGCTGCTGATCCTTGCCCAGCTGATGTTCCTCGGCATGTCCTCACACGGCACCAAGGACGGAATCTCGGGCAGCATCAACGAGGGCTTCGACCGCCTCTGGGAATCGGAGCGCAACCAAACGGGCGCCCTGGGCTACTACGAGTCCTGGCTGCAGTGCTGCGGGGTCAACAGTTCCGAGGACTACTGGATCATCCATCACGGGATACCGTCCAGCTGTTGTCCGGAAAACAAGTGCTTGGACACGCCGAGCAGGGTTTTTAGGACCGGCTGCAAGGCCGCATTTGTCAAGTATCTGGACGATAAGTTACTGGTGTTCAAAATCGTCTGCTGGCTGCTTGTCATCGGAGAG GCTGTGGGAGCTGTTTTCGGTTGGCTGCTTTACAGCAACGTAAAGAACCAAAGCCGCCGCAACAATGCCGTCTGGATGTAA
- the LOC120452476 gene encoding uncharacterized protein LOC120452476: MGSAVGKLLGLLLCLQCLIELHGVFIRFTNVTCESKDLSSSIVEYCAVTNLSKNKNSIRLRYTLLKPMLRNVEVYFQLMTRGSKSINTVSNWQPFLYTLKLDLCRFWKNHHNHLARMVFEFIEGHTNLNHSCPYTKENYISIEDVTNTEVSGKIRGVPMPKGFYALFIKLSTANISRAQTNFYFEVLSP, translated from the exons ATGGGTAGCGCTGTCGGAAAACTTCTTGGACTGCTTCTATGTTTGCAATGTCTCATAGAATTGCAT GGAGTCTTCATAAGGTTCACCAATGTAACCTGCGAGAGCAAGGACCTCAGCTCGAGCATCGTGGAGTACTGTGCAGTGACTAATCTGAGCAAGAATAAAAACAGCATTCGTCTGCGTTACACTTTGCTCAAGCCGATGCTCAGAAATGTAGAG GTTTACTTTCAGCTGATGACAAGGGGCAGTAAGAGTATCAACACGGTTTCAAACTGGCAGCCCTTCCTCTATACATTGAAACTTGATTTGTGTAGATTCTGGAAAAACCACCACAACCATTTGGCCAGGATGGTGTTTGAATTCATCGAAGGCCATACAAACCTGAACCACAGTTGCCCCTACACG aAAGAAAACTACATTTCCATTGAAGATGTTACAAATACCGAAGTCTCTGGCAAGATCCGTGGAGTGCCCATGCCAAAGGGTTTCTACGCTTTGTTCATCAAGTTGTCCACTGCAAACATATCTCGAGCTCAGACCAACTTTTATTTTGAAGTTCTGAGCCcttaa